One Elusimicrobiota bacterium genomic window, CCCTCGATTCGAACGCGCGCGAATCATACCCGTTACGCGGCCGGAGGCGTTTGAAGGGCGCGCATGTAGTGCGCTCGCTCAAAAGCGGATGGGTCAGGGCAGTTGGTTTGCGAAAGGCTTCCCCGCAGTTGTTTCACGGATTCATACTCATTTTTCTCCATCCACTCCCGGATTTCCTTTTCGATCAGAGAAAGGTGTTTGATGCCGTGGCGGTAAAGAGACGAAGCGATCATGGTCACGCTGGCCCCCACCATGAGCATTTTCAAAGCGTCCCGTCCGGTGTGAATACCGCTTGTCGCGGCGAAATCTGTTTTAATTCGGCTGTGGAGGATCCCAATCCACGTGAGAGGAAGACGGGCGGCCTGGGGCGTACTCCAGAGAACTTTCGGCCGGATATCCAGGTTTTCCAAATCCACGTCGGGCTGATAGAACCGGTTGAACAGGACGAGACCATCGGCCCCCGCTTCCACAAACCGTTTGGCCATGTTGGCCATATTGGAATAAAAAGGACTGCACTTCACCGCCAAAGGAATATTGACGGCCTTCCGAACGGTTCGGACAACCTCAATGGCGCTTTCCTCCACCTGGACCCCCGAAGCGTCTGGATCCGTCGGGATAACATAGATGTTTAATTCCAAAGCGTCGGCGCCCGCTTCTTGTATTTTCTGGGCGTGGTCAATCCATCCCCCCGTGGAACTCCCGTTTAAACTCGCGATGACCGGAATGGAAAGGGCTTTCTTGCTTTTCACAATATGTTCCAAATATTCTTCCGGGCCCAACAACGCCGACTCGGAAGCCGGGAAATAGGTCAGGGCTTCGGCAAAACTTTCTGTTCCTTGGGTGGTCCGTTCAATAAGCTCTTCTTTGTCCCGACGCAACTGTTCTTCAAATAACGAATGGAGAACAACCGCGGAAGCACCGGCGTCTTCTAATTTTTTTAAATTGTCCAGATCGTCGGCCAAGGTGGAGGCCGAAGGAACAAGGGGAGATCGAAGTTTCATCCCCAAATAATCAGTCGATAAGTCCACGGGCATGACAGGGGCTCCTTTAATTCGTTGGGGGTGGTGTAACGGGAACCCCGCTAGGGGTCACCGCTGGGCCGTTGGATACAGGCCGCGACGCCATGTGCTGATAAAGCGCCCAACGGGATTCCGCGTCTTCCTGAGAACGACCCCAGAGATCCCGCGCGTGTTCGGGCGCTGTTTTCGTGAGCATTTTAAAGCGATTCTCCCGCATATAAAACTCTTCCATTTTCATGGCGGCGGGCCGGGAATCGATCACCAAGGGGTTTTGGCCCTCAGTGATTCGACGCGGGTCGTGCCGATAGAGAAGCCATTGGCCGCTCCCGACAGCTGCTTTTTGGCTGTCCAGCGCCTTGGTCATATTGATCCCGTGAGCAATACAATGACTGTAGGCAATGATCAACGAAGGCCCATCAAACGACTCCGCTTCAAGGAAGGCCCGGAGCGTCTGTTCGTCCCGCGCCCCCATGGCCACTTCCGCCACATAAATGTTGCGGTAACTCATGGCCATCAAACCTAAATCTTTTTTCGCCGAAGATTTCCCCCCTGTGGCAAACTTGGCCACCGCAGACCGCGGGGTCGCCTTGGACACCTGTCCTCCCGTGTTGGAATAGACACCTGTGTCCAACACGAGGATGTTGACATCCATCCCGCTGGCAAACACATGATCCAACCCCCCAAACCCGATGTCGTAAGCCCAGCCATCCCCCCCCACGATCCACACACTTCGCCGAACCAGGACATCCGCCAAGTCCATCAATCGGGCCACTTCATTCCCCGGCACATTTTTTAATTTCTCTTTGAGAATTTTGACCCGCTCCCTCTGTTCATAAATCCCGGCTTCATCCCGTTGTTTTCCTTCCAACAAACCCATCACCAACTCATCCCCCAAGTGGGAGGAGAGGCGTTTCACCAAATCCCGGGCCATTTCCATTTGCTGATTCACCGAAAGGCGGAACCCCAGGCCGAATTCGGCGTTATCTTCAAAAAGCGAATTGGACCAGGCGGGACCGCGCCCCTCCTTGTTGGTTGCCCAGGGGGTGGTGGGCAAATTACCCCCATAAATGGAGGAAC contains:
- a CDS encoding dihydroorotate dehydrogenase-like protein, with protein sequence MDLSTDYLGMKLRSPLVPSASTLADDLDNLKKLEDAGASAVVLHSLFEEQLRRDKEELIERTTQGTESFAEALTYFPASESALLGPEEYLEHIVKSKKALSIPVIASLNGSSTGGWIDHAQKIQEAGADALELNIYVIPTDPDASGVQVEESAIEVVRTVRKAVNIPLAVKCSPFYSNMANMAKRFVEAGADGLVLFNRFYQPDVDLENLDIRPKVLWSTPQAARLPLTWIGILHSRIKTDFAATSGIHTGRDALKMLMVGASVTMIASSLYRHGIKHLSLIEKEIREWMEKNEYESVKQLRGSLSQTNCPDPSAFERAHYMRALQTPPAA